The following nucleotide sequence is from Echeneis naucrates chromosome 17, fEcheNa1.1, whole genome shotgun sequence.
CAAGTGGTAACAGTTGCAACGTATTCTGAATCAAACTAAATATCCTCCATCACACACCAGTCTTCTTGAGTGACTAACTATTGACCGCTGCTTTCATTTAACAGCAGCCTAGTTGTAGTTGTGCGTTTTGTCCTGAGGAGGGTAGTGTAGTACAGCACTTCACACCCAAGCAAACAACCGTGAAAAAGCAAAGCTTTGAGCCAAACCTTGGGCCAAGTGCAGCATTCCTTCTCAGTTATAATAATGGGGAAGGCACAGAGAACGACACAAGATAACAGGGAGACATTGAGTAAAAGACGACAATCAGTAATTGAACATCAACGTTAGAGGACGTTTCACACTGACTAACCTCGTTTTCCATTCCTCTGTTGATTTTGTGCGGTTTTTCCTGGCCaccctttgtttttcttcaagtcttttcttttctgcacttGCCAAATCTGTGACATCCAAACATGCAGAAGTCTTAACATAGAAATAAGCTGGCGTGACATAACGGGGTCTCAAACAAACGTCATATACTGCACCTATATCTCCATTCTCCATGGCACAAATGTCAGGTCTGAGGCGACTGTCAGTGGGAGGAATTACTCCTGCCATGCTTTCGTCCAGCTCATTAAGCTGCATTGCGAATGTGGAGAATGCATAGAACTgccagagagaaaataaattcacCATATTTTCCAACTGCCACGTTcggagcaacaaaaacaacaactaaccCTGTGCCAAGCTATTATGcctgctttttattatttaaattcacAAATTGTTCTCCTTCCACCTCCTGCTGTCTTTTTCATACCTTGGCTGAGTTGTCTGGCCGAGGAGTGATCTTCCAGATGAGCTCGCTGCCAGGGATGACCTGAACTGTCTCAGCATCAGGCAGAGGCATCTCCTCTGGCTCCTCATCCACGCTGCTCTGGggccacacacatacacatgttcAAGTTTAATGAGAACCAAATGGAAAAAGACATAAGCATctctgaatttttattttacctgtttACGGCCCTTCTTGTCATCTGAATTCTTTCTATCCGACTTTCTATGGGCATCAAAGGTTGTGGCATCGACTGCATACAGGCATTCAGTCCATTTCCCATATATTGCACAGAGCTTCTTTTTGCTGCAAATATATAAAGAACGGATATTATTGAAACAAAGCATTAGATGTGTTTGAGTCATTTGTACTGTAAATTAAagtgtaatttatttaaattaaagtgaaaactattatatatattttttttttaaaaggtagCATTTGACAATAGATTTGGTCATGGCTTTGAAATATCATTGTGTGTCTGGTATGTAACACAATTACTTGTGTTTCAACAACAATACCTTTTGTCTTGGATGTATCCCTCCACTTTATGGAGCTCTTTTCCAAACAAGCCACAGGGCTTGAACGTCATGCTGCATCTCTCTCCAGTCCTGCCAGAGAATGACAGACTGCTTACTAATTCTCTTTTGCTATTCTTCTGTGAAGCAGAGGCTCTCAAACATTAATTATCCTGCTCAGCCTTTTCTATTCTAATGGCGACATCCCAGTTCTGCTCCCATGATCAATAAGCTAAACCTGAAAGTAGAGCAACACTCTGCTGCAGAGCACAGAAACAAGCTATTCATGTACTCGTGTCTCTACGCGTGCAAAAATACTGGCAAGCTCGTTTGCAGATAAACTTTCATAGAGAACACCGcaatatgagagagagagagaaaacatttttttttacttgtgatTGATGACTTCCACGTTGCCATACTGCTCAATCCAGAGCTGACCAACAATGATATTGTGGACACAACAGGAAGGGTTTGTCCAGGTATAGGCTTCATTATAtctacagagaaaaagaagcaggaagtaAAATAACAGCAATGAAAGTTGATTATagctcaaaataaatcaaataaagacttcgCACTTGGGGAGCTCCAGTGTGATGATTCCCTTAGGCTCTGCTTCTATACTCTTTCCCCAGAACTTGAGTTTGGGGTAGATGGAGCCATGGAAGACAAAATCCTCCTTGAGTCCCTCGGCATGAAAGGCACTGACTGGAGGGTGATGGCTGACTTGCTCTGACACCCACCTAAAGCCCAAATCATCTCTGATGGAGAGAGACACGATTGGTACTCCAGGGAAAGtccaataaaacattaaatcttAAATATTCATTGAAAGCACAATATGGGTTTCCAACAGGCGTGTGAAATTAAGGTTGTCAACTCTTTTACCTGATGAGCTCATAGGTTTCCCCCAGCAGTGGGTTGAAAGGCttcccagtcctctcccactgtGATGCTACAGCTGACACAGCAAATGCTGCAACACACTACAGCGCAATAGGAAATGCATAGTAGTCACTACTGTGTCCCTTAACAGCATGTAactgattcagaaaaaaaaaaaaaaagcacaaagttTAATAATATAGTGTTTTATGAATTATAATTTAACCTGAGTTAAACTAGTAAAGACATGCTACCTTGGAGATGAATGATTAAatttttatatgtttgtatTAAAAATGAGAACTTGAGCCCAGCGATACCTTCATCCTCTCGACGGAGTCTGTTGTGGCATTCGCCTGGTGGATGAGGTAGGTGTGCTCCATGTATTCTGTTAGTCGCTGGAGGAAGCTCAGAGGCTCGTTAAATATCACAGGCATAGCAATCTTTGACAACTCCTGAAAGAcgagagaaagaagcagagagggTGCAGAAGCAGTGCATTAGTGTGTGGCAAAATCAAATGTGTGTAGACGTATGTAAACATAATGACAATGACTTTTGTAATGTGTGCGAGGGGAGCATGTCCATGTCTTTGGGGTTCACAATTAATGGTTCTATTCTGTAGAGTCAGTTGGTATCATGAATCAAAACTATTAAGCATCTTTAACATTTAACTGTGATGTGCTACTTGAAGGTGTCAAAACAGCTTTGCTTTTCTCTGCATCTTAATTCAGCAACCAATCAACTTAACTCTTATAAACGCTTTAAGCATACAGTCGGATCCCAGGTGTGTCTGTATACTGACCGACAAGCTGCCAGACTAGTTTTCTGCCCACTATATCGCATATGCATCACACATGAAGGACATCAGCAATGCTGTAGTACAGTACAAAGCCCAGataaggtaaaataaaaaaggtataAGTTATGATATGCATTACTCACCCATGAATAAGGAGCGAAATCATTAATAGATAGTAAATCTAATGAAATCCAGGACCCCTTAGGTTACAGATACTTAAGATGGATTctcttaaaaagtaaaaatgtaatgaTGGAGCCTACACTACATTTTTTAGAAATTGCCTAACTTGGTCACCTCTTATTCAGTAagattcattaaaaacaaaacctcaagagtggtttgtttttttaaacatttactcTCACCATGCCGATGCATTTTTTCAGGATACTCCAGATGCTGACGTCATTTCTTGAGAACATGGGAGAGGGCAGAGATGTTCTATGGACACCAGAACAAAGACAGGGAAACACAAACGTCTGTGAGAAAGACTTGCATGAGTGAGGACAATCTAACAGTGCCGTGTGTCCTAATGTCTATCCAATACAACCACAACTTATCAATGGAAAGTCATTTAACTGTCGTCTCACTTGCAAACAAAGACGCCGAGGGCCACATGATCTGGATTTAtccaaattaaatgaatgactTTGGTGAATAATGCGACACCAAATACAGAACATGCAATTATTGGGAAAACCACACATTTGCTATTGTGTCTTGACAGCTGACAACTTGCACTGTTCGAAATGTGCATTGCAGATGACGTTGACCCCCCCCATTTGGAAACAATGTCACCTGACACCTATAAGCTAATGAGCTGTCATCTGGTCTGGTCAAGCCTCATTCAATATCCATGAATGGATGTAAAACTGCATGTGGGATGGTTTTCAGGATTGTTTATAAGAAGCACACTAAATACTTCAGCTCAGAAACACCTCTCATTATTGATTTTACACAATGACATGCAGCAACTTACCTGCTTCCTCTAAACCTTAAATTTAGTCACGACAGAAAATCAATTTAGTCAAGTAGCAGCGTTTATCCTCCAGTCTTACTAGCAGCTGTAGTTTGGACAGATTTACAAGGTATATTGGCTGGAGGCAGATGGTGTCCTTGTTTAGAAATGAGTACTGAAgcagccaaaaataaaaacccaaattaGCTAAGTAAATAGTGAGATGGAAAGTCCAGGTTCGCTCCATGCTAACCACTACTTAAAAATATACTACTGCTACTCAGTGCATTTAAACATGGAGGGTTTCtttaattaacataaaaaaaaaaaaacaacaacgttCTAGGTGCTTTTTCATGGTTCATGCTTGACTAGTGAATAGGAccatcctttttatttttataaattcaACATTAGAATTTCCACATTGACCTATGCAGCTttga
It contains:
- the LOC115057637 gene encoding oxysterol-binding protein-related protein 1-like isoform X2, encoding MSGEGNHGDQPAQYNGVKKHRTSLPSPMFSRNDVSIWSILKKCIGMELSKIAMPVIFNEPLSFLQRLTEYMEHTYLIHQANATTDSVERMKCVAAFAVSAVASQWERTGKPFNPLLGETYELIRDDLGFRWVSEQVSHHPPVSAFHAEGLKEDFVFHGSIYPKLKFWGKSIEAEPKGIITLELPKYNEAYTWTNPSCCVHNIIVGQLWIEQYGNVEVINHKTGERCSMTFKPCGLFGKELHKVEGYIQDKSKKKLCAIYGKWTECLYAVDATTFDAHRKSDRKNSDDKKGRKQSSVDEEPEEMPLPDAETVQVIPGSELIWKITPRPDNSAKFYAFSTFAMQLNELDESMAGVIPPTDSRLRPDICAMENGDIDLASAEKKRLEEKQRVARKNRTKSTEEWKTRWFQQGPNPHNKAQDWLYSKGYWDRKYAQLPDIY